A genomic stretch from Fodinibius salinus includes:
- a CDS encoding DHH family phosphoesterase, which produces MAFQYAYMFNELIQKLKQYDTVGVFSHIRPDGDCIGAQVATCLWLQENDIRAFAFNDDDVPLNLKWLADYYPIRQPDEKSLQKCDAFVLLDGNSPKRFGSYSDYIQDDPKPTYMVDHHPDPYDGFDFSISVEEASSTCELIFHLFLQNDISQLNEDAAKALYTGILTDTGSLQYDSVTPETMSIASELLRIGGFRPNEVAERVFSNKSLNQLHLLSKAMGTIELYEDNQIAVMYVTKEMLEETNTTNDDCEGFVGYPLSVTGIKAAILFKALGDGVKMSLRSKSNDVNVNKWARKIGGGGHKKASGAWHPGPLEETIKEVVEIGAEQLVSVDKS; this is translated from the coding sequence TTGGCATTTCAATACGCCTATATGTTTAATGAACTCATCCAAAAATTAAAACAATACGACACGGTAGGAGTGTTTTCGCATATCCGTCCCGATGGGGATTGTATTGGCGCACAGGTAGCAACTTGTTTGTGGCTCCAAGAAAATGATATTCGCGCTTTTGCTTTTAATGATGATGATGTTCCATTGAACCTTAAGTGGTTGGCCGATTATTATCCGATCCGGCAGCCGGATGAAAAATCACTCCAAAAATGTGATGCATTTGTCCTGCTTGATGGTAATTCGCCTAAGCGATTTGGCAGTTATTCCGATTATATTCAGGATGATCCTAAGCCTACCTACATGGTGGATCATCATCCCGACCCGTACGACGGATTTGACTTTAGCATTTCGGTGGAAGAAGCGTCTTCAACCTGTGAGCTTATCTTTCATTTGTTTTTACAGAATGATATTTCTCAGCTTAATGAGGATGCCGCAAAGGCATTATATACTGGTATTCTTACCGATACGGGTTCGTTGCAATATGATAGTGTAACACCGGAAACGATGAGCATTGCCTCCGAGTTGCTCCGGATTGGCGGGTTTCGTCCTAATGAAGTAGCCGAACGCGTATTCTCAAACAAGAGTCTGAATCAACTGCATTTGCTTAGCAAAGCGATGGGCACGATCGAGCTTTATGAGGACAATCAAATTGCGGTGATGTACGTTACCAAAGAAATGCTGGAAGAAACCAATACAACCAATGATGATTGTGAGGGTTTTGTGGGATATCCGCTGAGTGTAACGGGTATCAAAGCCGCTATTTTGTTTAAAGCTCTGGGCGACGGTGTCAAGATGAGTCTGCGCTCCAAAAGTAATGATGTTAACGTCAATAAATGGGCACGTAAAATTGGCGGCGGTGGACACAAAAAAGCATCCGGTGCTTGGCACCCCGGCCCCCTTGAAGAAACCATCAAAGAAGTGGTTGAAATTGGTGCCGAACAGCTTGTTAGTGTAGACAAGTCGTAA
- a CDS encoding S1C family serine protease, whose product MIDRLMAIVIVSLSVMLFSCEEANHKKELTDTTQPTQSRSANISQMGGQEEVRKSDTTLSQRSRRPQQVSARTNSISNSRHNAITKAVQEVSPAVVSITVTEVVEGGRRLKFNNYYNRFFSVPVEREVSSMGSGFIISKDGLVVTNQHVANQNAKKVVVSLTNGSQYKAKVLGSDELADLSLLKIQADTTFTAAEFGNSDSVVVGEWSLAVGNPFGLFKASQPSVTVGVVSARNRDFRPDPKEPRVYLNMIQTDAAINRGNSGGPLVNSQGKVIGVNTFIFTGGTSGGNVGLGFAIPSNRVQKIIKQLSSTGEVQLGYDAGFETKQMTYNIAARYDLPAVMGLLVESVNRDGPAFEAGIVPGDIILRIGNERIQSKMHAQALLREYSEGDSMRVELVRNSKRYETKMMLRRKIKE is encoded by the coding sequence ATGATTGACCGATTAATGGCCATAGTTATTGTTTCTCTGTCCGTGATGCTATTCAGCTGTGAAGAGGCCAATCACAAGAAAGAGTTAACGGATACTACCCAGCCCACCCAGTCCCGATCCGCTAATATTTCGCAAATGGGGGGACAAGAAGAAGTCCGAAAGTCAGATACTACCCTATCACAAAGAAGCCGCAGGCCGCAGCAGGTTTCGGCGCGAACAAATTCAATTTCCAACAGCAGGCATAATGCTATCACAAAGGCTGTGCAAGAAGTGAGTCCCGCTGTAGTGAGTATTACGGTGACAGAGGTGGTAGAAGGTGGACGCCGTCTAAAATTTAATAATTATTACAATCGTTTCTTTTCCGTACCGGTAGAGCGGGAAGTCAGTAGCATGGGATCCGGTTTTATTATTAGTAAAGATGGATTGGTGGTAACCAACCAGCATGTAGCTAACCAAAATGCAAAGAAGGTAGTGGTATCATTGACGAATGGATCGCAATATAAGGCTAAAGTACTGGGGTCGGATGAGCTGGCCGACTTGTCGCTGCTTAAGATACAGGCTGATACTACCTTTACCGCCGCCGAGTTTGGTAATTCAGACAGCGTGGTTGTGGGGGAATGGTCGTTGGCGGTAGGCAATCCTTTTGGACTGTTTAAAGCATCGCAGCCTTCTGTAACAGTAGGGGTGGTGAGTGCTCGCAACCGTGATTTTAGGCCTGATCCCAAAGAGCCGCGCGTTTATTTAAATATGATTCAAACCGATGCAGCCATTAATCGCGGCAATTCGGGTGGACCGCTGGTAAATAGTCAGGGTAAAGTTATTGGGGTCAACACTTTTATTTTTACTGGCGGAACTAGTGGTGGTAATGTAGGGTTGGGTTTTGCTATACCCAGCAACCGCGTGCAAAAAATTATTAAGCAACTTTCGTCCACCGGAGAAGTGCAGCTTGGTTACGATGCCGGATTTGAAACAAAACAGATGACTTATAACATAGCTGCACGGTATGATTTGCCAGCTGTAATGGGGCTGCTGGTAGAAAGTGTAAACCGCGACGGCCCGGCCTTTGAAGCTGGTATTGTACCAGGAGATATTATCTTACGAATTGGTAACGAGCGCATACAAAGTAAAATGCATGCCCAAGCCTTGCTCAGAGAATATAGCGAGGGGGATTCCATGCGTGTTGAGCTTGTACGCAACAGCAAACGCTATGAGACCAAAATGATGCTGCGCCGAAAAATAAAAGAGTAA
- a CDS encoding enoyl-CoA hydratase/isomerase family protein produces the protein MSVLKVEHKNHICRATINRPQSRNAINFEVMDALEHLLIDLETDSDVRCFVLTGAGENSFISGGDLQEFHTIKTAEEAKPMAQRMLSILKRIEKLPCWTIASINAPAYGGGCEMMLAFDFRIASEQATFGFTQSKFYLPPGWGGLTRLVECVGRSTALQWLAEARIVDAEKALQHGLINRTAPAEQLKKETTAWAQQLTKNDRAFIKNLKQGAMRITEARWQAIEAELDTFAQFWESNLHEKRVEKFLNRNE, from the coding sequence GTGTCTGTACTAAAAGTCGAACATAAAAATCATATCTGCCGCGCTACTATTAACCGCCCTCAATCACGCAATGCCATCAACTTTGAAGTGATGGATGCCCTGGAACATTTGTTGATTGATCTGGAAACAGATTCCGACGTTCGGTGTTTTGTGCTTACGGGAGCCGGTGAAAACTCATTTATATCCGGCGGGGATCTTCAAGAGTTTCATACTATAAAAACAGCTGAAGAAGCCAAGCCGATGGCCCAGCGCATGCTTTCCATTCTGAAACGTATCGAGAAACTGCCCTGCTGGACCATCGCTTCCATTAACGCTCCAGCCTATGGTGGAGGATGTGAAATGATGTTGGCCTTCGATTTCCGCATTGCCTCGGAGCAAGCTACCTTCGGTTTTACCCAGAGTAAGTTTTATCTTCCACCGGGCTGGGGCGGGCTCACCAGGCTGGTAGAATGCGTGGGACGTTCAACAGCACTGCAGTGGCTGGCCGAAGCGCGTATTGTAGATGCAGAAAAAGCACTCCAACACGGACTTATTAATCGCACGGCTCCGGCCGAACAACTGAAGAAAGAGACCACGGCCTGGGCACAGCAGCTTACCAAGAATGACCGCGCATTCATCAAAAATTTAAAACAGGGCGCTATGCGCATCACCGAAGCACGCTGGCAGGCTATTGAAGCCGAGCTTGACACCTTTGCACAGTTCTGGGAAAGTAACTTACATGAGAAAAGAGTAGAGAAATTTCTGAACCGAAACGAGTAA
- a CDS encoding phosphoadenylyl-sulfate reductase: protein MNLVNKEKINKSLSAKIVDARVAQIFNSFDDVLVTSSFGTTSVVLLHIISRIQPDCPIYFIDTGYHFEETKAYKERLTWLLDLNVIDVHPNKAEHEMTKTNRLWDKDPDHCCEVNKVKPLESVKEQYNVWMSGLIGFQNQHRSTLEIIDEQDEMIKFYPLIEWNSGLVAEYIESHSLPQHPLKEQGYYSVGCTHCTVAGMGREGRWQESAKTECGLHS, encoded by the coding sequence ATGAATCTCGTCAATAAAGAAAAGATCAACAAGTCGCTTTCGGCAAAAATTGTTGATGCGCGGGTGGCGCAGATTTTTAATTCTTTTGATGATGTGCTGGTTACTTCTTCATTTGGTACAACATCAGTCGTGTTATTGCATATTATCAGCCGCATACAACCGGATTGTCCCATTTATTTTATTGATACGGGATACCATTTTGAAGAGACCAAAGCTTATAAAGAACGTTTAACCTGGCTGCTTGATTTAAATGTGATTGACGTACATCCCAATAAAGCCGAACACGAAATGACAAAAACAAACCGGTTGTGGGATAAAGATCCCGACCACTGTTGTGAGGTCAACAAAGTAAAACCGTTGGAGTCGGTAAAGGAGCAGTATAATGTGTGGATGTCGGGATTAATCGGTTTTCAAAACCAGCATCGCAGTACCCTGGAAATTATTGACGAACAGGATGAAATGATAAAGTTTTATCCGCTTATCGAATGGAACAGCGGATTGGTTGCTGAGTACATTGAGTCCCACAGTTTACCGCAACACCCACTCAAAGAACAGGGGTATTATTCGGTAGGATGCACGCACTGCACGGTAGCGGGCATGGGGCGCGAAGGACGCTGGCAGGAATCGGCCAAGACTGAATGCGGGCTACATAGCTAA
- the cutA gene encoding divalent-cation tolerance protein CutA: MFYNLRLVYITTSNKEEAKSIGRTLVEENLAACVNIIGGMEAIYQWEGEIVEDEETILIAKTPYHNVKELTSRVKKLHSYDCPCVISLQLSEQEGNEEYQHWLLEESQKQTIDYEIEDA, encoded by the coding sequence ATGTTTTATAACCTTCGCTTGGTTTACATCACCACAAGCAACAAAGAAGAAGCCAAAAGTATTGGCAGAACGTTGGTTGAAGAAAATCTTGCAGCATGTGTAAATATCATTGGCGGAATGGAAGCAATCTACCAATGGGAGGGAGAAATCGTTGAAGATGAAGAGACTATCCTTATTGCCAAAACCCCATACCATAATGTGAAGGAGTTAACCAGCCGTGTAAAAAAGCTGCACAGCTATGATTGTCCTTGCGTTATTTCACTACAACTCTCAGAACAAGAGGGCAATGAAGAATATCAGCACTGGCTGCTCGAAGAATCTCAAAAACAAACCATTGATTACGAGATCGAAGATGCATAG
- the tig gene encoding trigger factor, translating into MEITINDITSVDKEVIISAVREDLEPKFKEAYKKYRGQINMPGFRPGKVPIKIIKKRFGDEIESEEINNYVQEVFEQEVVPEHDPVGESKMLELSWEDDELEAKFKIGARPDFELTELSEITVDQLVHDVTDEEVQEEIDRQLHQAGNWEVVDDEIEDDFRVTVDAVPLDDDGEPDEENTNEEVIDLSKEESEQFRDDLIGQQTGDSVAVEIGHDDHTHSFHLNIKKVEKPHKADFTDEFAKQQSNEEAKNTEEYRSLVKSQIQDQYDDSAGDIFKNEIIDALVEKHDFEIPDVFMNQILNQYVERVKQQSQGELPPDFDEEEYKENMRERAERDGMWFFLNEKLQEKFDDIEIEPEDIDQHLEGQAAQYGMSVDQMRNMFAQNPQQLENLRKSIREEKVFDKLKDVVEINEIDKETYQEKMEEQAEA; encoded by the coding sequence GTGGAAATAACAATTAATGATATTACCTCGGTTGATAAAGAAGTTATAATTTCAGCTGTGCGCGAAGATTTAGAGCCTAAGTTTAAAGAGGCTTACAAAAAATACCGCGGACAGATAAACATGCCTGGTTTTCGTCCCGGCAAAGTGCCGATTAAGATTATCAAAAAGCGTTTTGGCGACGAAATTGAGAGTGAAGAAATCAACAACTATGTTCAGGAAGTTTTTGAACAAGAAGTTGTGCCCGAGCATGACCCTGTAGGCGAAAGTAAAATGCTGGAACTCAGCTGGGAAGATGATGAGCTGGAAGCAAAATTCAAGATTGGTGCACGTCCCGATTTTGAGCTGACCGAACTCAGTGAAATTACGGTTGACCAGTTGGTCCACGATGTCACTGACGAAGAAGTACAAGAAGAAATTGACCGTCAGTTGCATCAAGCCGGTAATTGGGAAGTGGTTGACGATGAAATTGAAGATGACTTTCGGGTAACCGTTGATGCTGTTCCGCTGGATGATGACGGAGAACCGGATGAAGAAAATACCAATGAAGAGGTAATTGATCTTAGTAAAGAAGAATCAGAACAGTTTCGCGATGATCTTATTGGCCAACAGACCGGCGATAGCGTAGCGGTTGAAATTGGTCATGATGATCATACCCATAGCTTCCACCTGAATATCAAGAAGGTGGAAAAACCACATAAGGCAGACTTTACCGATGAATTTGCCAAGCAGCAGAGCAATGAAGAAGCAAAAAATACGGAGGAATATCGTAGTCTGGTTAAAAGTCAGATCCAGGATCAATATGATGATTCAGCAGGTGATATTTTCAAGAACGAAATTATTGATGCACTTGTTGAAAAACATGACTTTGAGATCCCTGATGTCTTTATGAATCAGATTCTGAACCAATATGTTGAGCGGGTTAAGCAACAGTCGCAGGGAGAATTGCCCCCTGACTTTGATGAAGAAGAGTATAAAGAAAACATGCGAGAACGCGCTGAGCGAGATGGTATGTGGTTCTTTTTGAATGAGAAGCTCCAAGAAAAATTTGACGACATTGAAATTGAGCCTGAAGATATTGATCAGCATCTGGAAGGTCAGGCCGCACAATACGGTATGAGTGTTGATCAGATGCGCAATATGTTTGCCCAGAATCCGCAACAGCTTGAGAATCTGCGAAAGAGTATCCGTGAAGAAAAAGTGTTTGATAAGCTCAAAGATGTTGTTGAGATTAACGAAATTGACAAAGAGACTTATCAGGAAAAAATGGAAGAACAAGCGGAAGCATAA
- the clpP gene encoding ATP-dependent Clp endopeptidase proteolytic subunit ClpP produces MEDGDFSRIQNNSLVPMVVEKTERGERAFDIYSRLLKDRIVFLGTPINDVVASSVVAQILYLQAEDPEKDINLYINSPGGVVSAGLAIYDTMQYVSCDVVTTCVGMAASMGAVLLTGGTDGKRNLLPHSRVMIHQPLGGVQGQASDIEIEAQEILRIKNLLCQIIADHCNQDKDQVMEDFDRNKWMGAEEAQDYGLVDTIMENANE; encoded by the coding sequence ATGGAAGATGGAGATTTTTCAAGAATCCAGAATAACAGCTTGGTTCCCATGGTTGTTGAAAAGACCGAACGGGGAGAGCGGGCATTTGATATTTATTCCCGCCTGCTTAAAGACCGGATTGTGTTTTTGGGAACGCCTATTAATGATGTGGTGGCAAGCTCTGTAGTAGCACAGATTCTGTACCTACAGGCCGAAGATCCCGAAAAAGACATTAATCTGTATATTAACAGCCCGGGTGGTGTTGTATCAGCCGGATTAGCAATTTACGATACCATGCAGTATGTTAGTTGTGATGTAGTAACAACCTGTGTAGGTATGGCGGCATCGATGGGTGCTGTACTGCTGACGGGTGGAACAGACGGTAAGCGTAACTTATTGCCGCATTCCCGGGTCATGATTCATCAGCCATTAGGTGGCGTACAGGGACAGGCCAGTGACATTGAAATTGAGGCACAGGAAATTTTACGCATCAAAAATCTGCTTTGTCAGATTATTGCGGATCACTGCAATCAAGACAAGGATCAGGTTATGGAAGACTTTGACCGTAATAAGTGGATGGGAG